A section of the Oryza sativa Japonica Group chromosome 1, ASM3414082v1 genome encodes:
- the LOC4324368 gene encoding probable auxin efflux carrier component 5a, which yields MIGWGDVYKVVAATVPLYFALFLGYGSVRWWRIFTREQCDAVNRLVAFFALPFFTFEFTLHTDPFQVNYRAVAADVISKAVIVAVIGAWARFMSKGGCAVSWSITSFSLSTLTNSLVVGVPMARAMYGEWAQQLVVQLSVFQAIVWLTLLLFVLEVRKAAIGMYVDGAEAAAAAGKDVEAAGAAAAAGTVVVAAAAGKPSLWALVKVVAHKLARNPNTYASFVGITWACLANRLHIALPSAFEGSVLIMSKSGTGMAMFSMGLFMAQQEKIIACGTSFAALGLVLKFALGPAAMAIGSIAVGLRGDVLRVAIIQAALPQSITSFIFAKEYGLHADVLSTAVIFGMLVSLPLLVGFYIVLELIR from the exons atgatagGGTGGGGAGACGTGTacaaggtggtggcggcgacggtgccgcTCTACTTCGCGCTGTTCCTGGGCTACGGGTCGGTGAGGTGGTGGCGGATCTTCACGAGGGAGCAGTGCGACGCCGTGAACCGGCTCGTCGCCTTCTTCGCGCTCCCCTTCTTCACCTTCGAGTTCACCCTCCACACCGACCCGTTCCAG GTGAActaccgcgccgtcgccgccgacgtgaTCTCGAAGGCGgtcatcgtcgccgtcatcgGCGCCTGGGCGCGGTTCATGAGCAAGGGCGGCTGCGCCGTGAGCTGGTCCATCACCAGCTTCTCGCTGTCCACGCTCACCAACTCGCTTGTCGTCGGCGTGCCCATGGCGCGCGCCATGTACGGCGAGTGGGCGCAGCAGCTCGTCGTCCAGCTCTCCGTCTTCCAGGCCATTGTCTGGCTCACGCTGCTGCTCTTCGTGCTCGAGGTCAGGAAGGCCGCCATCGGGATGTACGTCGacggcgccgaggcggcggcggcggccggcaaggacgtcgaggccgccggcgccgccgccgccgcaggcacggtcgtcgtcgccgccgccgcgggcaaGCCGTCGCTGTGGGCGCTGGTGAAAGTGGTGGCGCACAAGCTGGCGCGCAACCCCAACACTTACGCCAGCTTCGTCGGCATCACCTGGGCCTGCCTCGCCAATAG GTTACACATCGCGTTGCCGAGCGCCTTCGAGGGATCGGTGCTGATCATGTCCAAGTCAGGCACAGGAATGGCCATGTTCAGCATGg GATTGTTCATGGCGCAGCAGGAGAAGATCATCGCGTGCGGGACGAGCTTTGCGGCGCTGGGGCTGGTGCTAAAGTTCGCGCTCGgccccgccgccatggccatcgGCTCCATCGCCGTCGGCCTCCGCGGCGACGTCCTCCGCGTCGCCATCATACAG GCAGCCCTACCTCAATCCATCACATCATTCATATTTGCGAAAGAATACGGGCTGCATGCTGATGTGCTCAGTACTGC GGTGATTTTTGGAATGCTTGTCTCCCTACCCTTGTTAGTCGGATTTTACATAGTTTTAGAGCTAATTAGGTAG
- the LOC4324366 gene encoding uncharacterized protein isoform X1 produces the protein MKEEVSCLVVSSAPCAAAKTSRSDLHLASRAGKGILAQGPAAPNDSPRKRFSGVAPPAALIFFVLVFAGGAIVTLDHKENLSILQLRPREMVVSETETRAPTSEVQETETRAPTSEVQEAGTGAAAGGVQRAELAGSSICENQCRPSGSEPLPKGIVQDKSNFEMEPLGGNPERRAAVARPAKSLLAIPVGIKQKAVVDKLVSKFPGDRFTVMLFHYDGEMDGWRELGWSDRAIHVAAKDQTKWWFGKRFLHPDMVAEYEYIFLWDEDIEVDGFDPIRYLRVVRRERLEISQPALDHRSQIHHRLTLRARKGQVHRRFYKTRGGGRCDDNSTGPPCTGWVEMMVPVFSRAAWRCAWHMIQNDLIYAWGLDFKLGYCAGGDRRLAVGIVDSEYVLHRGIPTLGDGGGKPAAKRSSTATKAATDRLAVRQRSYTELQIFNRRWKAAAEGDVCWTDPYP, from the exons ATG AAAGAGGAAGTCTCCTGTCTCGTggtctcctccgctccttgcgccgccgccaagacgaGTCGCAGCGATCTCCATCTGGCGAGCAGAGCAGGGAaggggatcctg GCACAGGGTCCAGCTGCACCGAATGACTCGCCGCGCAAGCGGTTCTccggcgtcgcgccgccggcggcgctcaTCTTCTTCGTGCTGGTGTTCGCCGGCGGTGCAATCGTCACGCTTGATCACAAGGAG AATTTGTCAATTCTTCAGTTACGGCCGAGAGAAATGGTCGTAAGCGAGACGGAGACGAGGGCTCCGACGAGCGAGGTGCAAGAGACGGAGACGAGGGCTCCGACCAGCGAGGTGCAAGAGGCaggcaccggcgccgccgccggcggcgtccagCGAGCGGAACTCGCCGGCAGCAGCATCTGCGAG AATCAGTGCAGGCCTTCAGGCAGCGAGCCATTGCCGAAGGGCATCGTGCAGGACAAGTCCAACTTCGAGATGGAGCCGCTCGGCGGCAACCCCGaacggcgcgccgccgtcgcccggccggCGAAGAGCCTCCTCGCCATCCCCGTCGGCATAAAGCAGAAGGCCGTCGTCGACAAGCTCGTCTCCAAG TTCCCCGGTGACAGGTTCACGGTGATGTTGTTCCACTACGACGGCGAGATGGACGGGTGGAGGGAACTCGGGTGGTCGGACCGGGCGATTCACGTGGCGGCGAAGGACCAGACGAAATGGTGGTTCGGGAAGAGGTTCTTACACCCGGACATGGTGGCCGAGTATGAGTACATCTTCCTCTGGGACGAGGACATCGAGGTGGACGGCTTCGACCCCATCCGCTACCTCCGCGTCGTCCGCCGCGAACGCCTCGAGATCTCCCAGCCCGCGCTCGACCACCGCTCCCAGATCCACCACCGCCTCACACTCCGCGCCCGCAAAGGCCAAGTTCACAG GAGATTCTACAAGacgaggggaggggggagatgCGACGACAACAGCACGGGGCCGCCATGCACGGGGTGGGTGGAGATGATGGTGCCGGTGTTCTCGCGGGCGGCATGGCGGTGCGCGTGGCACATGATCCAGAACGACCTCATCTACGCGTGGGGCCTCGACTTCAAGCTCGGGTactgcgccggcggcgaccggaggcTCGCCGTCGGCATCGTCGACAGCGAGTACGTCCTCCACCGCGGCATCCCCacgctcggcgacggcggcggcaagccggcggcgaagcggtcgtcgacggcgacgaaggcggcgaccgACCGGCTCGCCGTGAGGCAGCGGTCGTACACCGAGCTGCAGATATTCAACCGGCGGTGGAAggccgcggcggagggggaCGTGTGCTGGACCGACCCCTACCCGTag
- the LOC4327738 gene encoding stearoyl-[acyl-carrier-protein] 9-desaturase 2, chloroplastic: protein MASRMALRPNDVTLRLTPPLAAAARRNRRAAAGGVRVYAVASGAVSTKVENKKPFAPPREVHVQVTHSMPPQKIEIFKSLDDWARDNILSHLKPVEKCWQPQDFLPDPASDGFHDEVKELRERAKEIPDDYFVCLVGDMITEEALPTYQTMLNTLDGVRDETGASPTAWAVWTRAWTAEENRHGDLLNKYLYLTGRVDMRQIEKTIQYLIGSGMDPRTENNPYLGFIYTSFQERATFISHGNTARHAKDFGDLKLAQICGIIASDEKRHETAYTKIVEKLFEIDPDGTVLAFADMMKKKISMPAHLMFDGEDDKLFEHFSMVAQRLGVYTAKDYADILEFLVSRWKISDLTGLSSEGNKAQDYLCTLAARIRRLDERAQSRAKKAGTLPFSWVYGREVQL, encoded by the exons ATGGCGTCGAGGATGGCGCTCCGGCCCAACGACGTCACGCTCCGCCTCAccccgcccctcgccgccgccgcgcggcgcaaccgccgcgccgccgccggcggtgtcAGGGTCTACGCCGTCGCGTCCGGGGCCGTCTCCACCAA GGTTGAGAACAAGAAGCCATTTGCTCCTCCACGAGAGGTGCACGTCCAGGTTACACATTCCATGCCACCCCAGAAGATTGAAATATTCAAGTCTCTTGATGATTGGGCCAGAGATAATATTTTGTCCCACCTTAAGCCTGTCGAGAAATGTTGGCAACCACAGGATTTTCTTCCTGATCCAGCCTCAGATGGGTTTCATGATGAAGTCAAAGAACTTAGAGAACGTGCCAAGGAAATTCCTGATgattattttgtttgtttggttgGAGACATGATTACGGAGGAAGCTCTTCCTACGTACCAGACTATGCTTAACACTCTCGATGGTGTCCGAGATGAAACAGGTGCAAGCCCCACTGCCTGGGCTGTTTGGACAAGGGCATGGACTGCTGAGGAGAACAGGCATGGTGACCTCCTGAACAAATATCTCTACCTCACTGGTAGGGTGGACATGAGACAAATTGAGAAGACAATTCAGTATCTTATTGGCTCTGGAATG GACCCTAGGACAGagaacaatccttatcttggaTTCATCTACACCTCCTTCCAAGAGCGTGCGACCTTCATCTCACATGGGAACACTGCTCGCCATGCCAAAGACTTTGGCGACCTAAAACTTGCACAGATCTGTGGCATCATCGCCTCAGATGAGAAGCGTCATGAGACTGCATACACCAAGATTGTTGAGAAGCTGTTTGAGATTGACCCTGATGGCACTGTGCTTGCTTTTGCTgacatgatgaagaagaagatctCGATGCCTGCCCACCTGATGTTCGATGGGGAGGATGATAAGCTCTTTGAGCACTTCTCCATGGTTGCACAGAGGCTTGGTGTTTACACCGCCAAGGACTACGCCGACATCCTTGAGTTCCTCGTTAGCAGGTGGAAGATATCTGACCTGACTGGCCTATCTAGCGAGGGAAACAAGGCGCAAGACTACCTTTGCACCCTTGCTGCTAGGATCAGAAGGCTGGATGAGAGGGCACAATCGAGAGCCAAGAAAGCTGGTACATTGCCTTTCAGCTGGGTATATGGTAGGGAAGTTCAACTCTGA
- the LOC4324366 gene encoding uncharacterized protein isoform X4 translates to MVVSETETRAPTSEVQETETRAPTSEVQEAGTGAAAGGVQRAELAGSSICENQCRPSGSEPLPKGIVQDKSNFEMEPLGGNPERRAAVARPAKSLLAIPVGIKQKAVVDKLVSKFPGDRFTVMLFHYDGEMDGWRELGWSDRAIHVAAKDQTKWWFGKRFLHPDMVAEYEYIFLWDEDIEVDGFDPIRYLRVVRRERLEISQPALDHRSQIHHRLTLRARKGQVHRRFYKTRGGGRCDDNSTGPPCTGWVEMMVPVFSRAAWRCAWHMIQNDLIYAWGLDFKLGYCAGGDRRLAVGIVDSEYVLHRGIPTLGDGGGKPAAKRSSTATKAATDRLAVRQRSYTELQIFNRRWKAAAEGDVCWTDPYP, encoded by the exons ATGGTCGTAAGCGAGACGGAGACGAGGGCTCCGACGAGCGAGGTGCAAGAGACGGAGACGAGGGCTCCGACCAGCGAGGTGCAAGAGGCaggcaccggcgccgccgccggcggcgtccagCGAGCGGAACTCGCCGGCAGCAGCATCTGCGAG AATCAGTGCAGGCCTTCAGGCAGCGAGCCATTGCCGAAGGGCATCGTGCAGGACAAGTCCAACTTCGAGATGGAGCCGCTCGGCGGCAACCCCGaacggcgcgccgccgtcgcccggccggCGAAGAGCCTCCTCGCCATCCCCGTCGGCATAAAGCAGAAGGCCGTCGTCGACAAGCTCGTCTCCAAG TTCCCCGGTGACAGGTTCACGGTGATGTTGTTCCACTACGACGGCGAGATGGACGGGTGGAGGGAACTCGGGTGGTCGGACCGGGCGATTCACGTGGCGGCGAAGGACCAGACGAAATGGTGGTTCGGGAAGAGGTTCTTACACCCGGACATGGTGGCCGAGTATGAGTACATCTTCCTCTGGGACGAGGACATCGAGGTGGACGGCTTCGACCCCATCCGCTACCTCCGCGTCGTCCGCCGCGAACGCCTCGAGATCTCCCAGCCCGCGCTCGACCACCGCTCCCAGATCCACCACCGCCTCACACTCCGCGCCCGCAAAGGCCAAGTTCACAG GAGATTCTACAAGacgaggggaggggggagatgCGACGACAACAGCACGGGGCCGCCATGCACGGGGTGGGTGGAGATGATGGTGCCGGTGTTCTCGCGGGCGGCATGGCGGTGCGCGTGGCACATGATCCAGAACGACCTCATCTACGCGTGGGGCCTCGACTTCAAGCTCGGGTactgcgccggcggcgaccggaggcTCGCCGTCGGCATCGTCGACAGCGAGTACGTCCTCCACCGCGGCATCCCCacgctcggcgacggcggcggcaagccggcggcgaagcggtcgtcgacggcgacgaaggcggcgaccgACCGGCTCGCCGTGAGGCAGCGGTCGTACACCGAGCTGCAGATATTCAACCGGCGGTGGAAggccgcggcggagggggaCGTGTGCTGGACCGACCCCTACCCGTag
- the LOC4324366 gene encoding uncharacterized protein isoform X3 translates to MAQGPAAPNDSPRKRFSGVAPPAALIFFVLVFAGGAIVTLDHKENLSILQLRPREMVVSETETRAPTSEVQETETRAPTSEVQEAGTGAAAGGVQRAELAGSSICENQCRPSGSEPLPKGIVQDKSNFEMEPLGGNPERRAAVARPAKSLLAIPVGIKQKAVVDKLVSKFPGDRFTVMLFHYDGEMDGWRELGWSDRAIHVAAKDQTKWWFGKRFLHPDMVAEYEYIFLWDEDIEVDGFDPIRYLRVVRRERLEISQPALDHRSQIHHRLTLRARKGQVHRRFYKTRGGGRCDDNSTGPPCTGWVEMMVPVFSRAAWRCAWHMIQNDLIYAWGLDFKLGYCAGGDRRLAVGIVDSEYVLHRGIPTLGDGGGKPAAKRSSTATKAATDRLAVRQRSYTELQIFNRRWKAAAEGDVCWTDPYP, encoded by the exons ATG GCACAGGGTCCAGCTGCACCGAATGACTCGCCGCGCAAGCGGTTCTccggcgtcgcgccgccggcggcgctcaTCTTCTTCGTGCTGGTGTTCGCCGGCGGTGCAATCGTCACGCTTGATCACAAGGAG AATTTGTCAATTCTTCAGTTACGGCCGAGAGAAATGGTCGTAAGCGAGACGGAGACGAGGGCTCCGACGAGCGAGGTGCAAGAGACGGAGACGAGGGCTCCGACCAGCGAGGTGCAAGAGGCaggcaccggcgccgccgccggcggcgtccagCGAGCGGAACTCGCCGGCAGCAGCATCTGCGAG AATCAGTGCAGGCCTTCAGGCAGCGAGCCATTGCCGAAGGGCATCGTGCAGGACAAGTCCAACTTCGAGATGGAGCCGCTCGGCGGCAACCCCGaacggcgcgccgccgtcgcccggccggCGAAGAGCCTCCTCGCCATCCCCGTCGGCATAAAGCAGAAGGCCGTCGTCGACAAGCTCGTCTCCAAG TTCCCCGGTGACAGGTTCACGGTGATGTTGTTCCACTACGACGGCGAGATGGACGGGTGGAGGGAACTCGGGTGGTCGGACCGGGCGATTCACGTGGCGGCGAAGGACCAGACGAAATGGTGGTTCGGGAAGAGGTTCTTACACCCGGACATGGTGGCCGAGTATGAGTACATCTTCCTCTGGGACGAGGACATCGAGGTGGACGGCTTCGACCCCATCCGCTACCTCCGCGTCGTCCGCCGCGAACGCCTCGAGATCTCCCAGCCCGCGCTCGACCACCGCTCCCAGATCCACCACCGCCTCACACTCCGCGCCCGCAAAGGCCAAGTTCACAG GAGATTCTACAAGacgaggggaggggggagatgCGACGACAACAGCACGGGGCCGCCATGCACGGGGTGGGTGGAGATGATGGTGCCGGTGTTCTCGCGGGCGGCATGGCGGTGCGCGTGGCACATGATCCAGAACGACCTCATCTACGCGTGGGGCCTCGACTTCAAGCTCGGGTactgcgccggcggcgaccggaggcTCGCCGTCGGCATCGTCGACAGCGAGTACGTCCTCCACCGCGGCATCCCCacgctcggcgacggcggcggcaagccggcggcgaagcggtcgtcgacggcgacgaaggcggcgaccgACCGGCTCGCCGTGAGGCAGCGGTCGTACACCGAGCTGCAGATATTCAACCGGCGGTGGAAggccgcggcggagggggaCGTGTGCTGGACCGACCCCTACCCGTag
- the LOC4324366 gene encoding uncharacterized protein isoform X2, whose protein sequence is MMSSQVASVSDGLPQAQGPAAPNDSPRKRFSGVAPPAALIFFVLVFAGGAIVTLDHKENLSILQLRPREMVVSETETRAPTSEVQETETRAPTSEVQEAGTGAAAGGVQRAELAGSSICENQCRPSGSEPLPKGIVQDKSNFEMEPLGGNPERRAAVARPAKSLLAIPVGIKQKAVVDKLVSKFPGDRFTVMLFHYDGEMDGWRELGWSDRAIHVAAKDQTKWWFGKRFLHPDMVAEYEYIFLWDEDIEVDGFDPIRYLRVVRRERLEISQPALDHRSQIHHRLTLRARKGQVHRRFYKTRGGGRCDDNSTGPPCTGWVEMMVPVFSRAAWRCAWHMIQNDLIYAWGLDFKLGYCAGGDRRLAVGIVDSEYVLHRGIPTLGDGGGKPAAKRSSTATKAATDRLAVRQRSYTELQIFNRRWKAAAEGDVCWTDPYP, encoded by the exons ATGATGAGCTCACAAGTTGCTTCTGTTTCTGACGGATTACCACAGGCACAGGGTCCAGCTGCACCGAATGACTCGCCGCGCAAGCGGTTCTccggcgtcgcgccgccggcggcgctcaTCTTCTTCGTGCTGGTGTTCGCCGGCGGTGCAATCGTCACGCTTGATCACAAGGAG AATTTGTCAATTCTTCAGTTACGGCCGAGAGAAATGGTCGTAAGCGAGACGGAGACGAGGGCTCCGACGAGCGAGGTGCAAGAGACGGAGACGAGGGCTCCGACCAGCGAGGTGCAAGAGGCaggcaccggcgccgccgccggcggcgtccagCGAGCGGAACTCGCCGGCAGCAGCATCTGCGAG AATCAGTGCAGGCCTTCAGGCAGCGAGCCATTGCCGAAGGGCATCGTGCAGGACAAGTCCAACTTCGAGATGGAGCCGCTCGGCGGCAACCCCGaacggcgcgccgccgtcgcccggccggCGAAGAGCCTCCTCGCCATCCCCGTCGGCATAAAGCAGAAGGCCGTCGTCGACAAGCTCGTCTCCAAG TTCCCCGGTGACAGGTTCACGGTGATGTTGTTCCACTACGACGGCGAGATGGACGGGTGGAGGGAACTCGGGTGGTCGGACCGGGCGATTCACGTGGCGGCGAAGGACCAGACGAAATGGTGGTTCGGGAAGAGGTTCTTACACCCGGACATGGTGGCCGAGTATGAGTACATCTTCCTCTGGGACGAGGACATCGAGGTGGACGGCTTCGACCCCATCCGCTACCTCCGCGTCGTCCGCCGCGAACGCCTCGAGATCTCCCAGCCCGCGCTCGACCACCGCTCCCAGATCCACCACCGCCTCACACTCCGCGCCCGCAAAGGCCAAGTTCACAG GAGATTCTACAAGacgaggggaggggggagatgCGACGACAACAGCACGGGGCCGCCATGCACGGGGTGGGTGGAGATGATGGTGCCGGTGTTCTCGCGGGCGGCATGGCGGTGCGCGTGGCACATGATCCAGAACGACCTCATCTACGCGTGGGGCCTCGACTTCAAGCTCGGGTactgcgccggcggcgaccggaggcTCGCCGTCGGCATCGTCGACAGCGAGTACGTCCTCCACCGCGGCATCCCCacgctcggcgacggcggcggcaagccggcggcgaagcggtcgtcgacggcgacgaaggcggcgaccgACCGGCTCGCCGTGAGGCAGCGGTCGTACACCGAGCTGCAGATATTCAACCGGCGGTGGAAggccgcggcggagggggaCGTGTGCTGGACCGACCCCTACCCGTag
- the LOC4324367 gene encoding epoxide hydrolase 1 — MAPPLAAPRFHAAALPLRLRLRTRPQKLPCWRRAARPNDEDYYLIDAPESIGDGFSFSGGKYTDGPSKSDEWFAQGRMVKAHPVYGNKGKAKDPIFGLTMGAESQSSNDVFRWFCVEAGSSSNPPVLFIHGFPSQAYSYRNVLPVVSDNYHAIAFDWLGFGFSDKPQPDYGFDYTLDEYTSSLESLINAVAPDKLSIVVQGYFAPIVIKYANEHQDKLNHLILVNPPITDKHAKLPSTLACFSNFLLGEIFSQDPLRASDKALTSSGPYMMKEEDAMVYRRPYLVSGSSGFALNAISRAMKKDLKVYIESMRNILSSDSWKTKTTVCWGLRDRWLNYDGVEDFCGSANYKILELPMAGHHVQEDRGEELGKLVKRILSG; from the exons atggcgccgccgctcgccgcgccgcgcttccacgccgccgcgctacccctccgcctccgcctccgcaccCGCCCCCAGAAGCTCCCCTgctggcgccgcgccgcccggcccaacgACGAG GATTACTACTTGATCGATGCGCCGGAGTCCATCGGGGACGGCTTCTCGTTCAGTGGGG GGAAGTATACGGATGGCCCGAGCAAGTCCGATGAGTGGTTTGCTCAAGGGAGAATG GTAAAAGCTCATCCAGTATACGGGAACAAAGGGAAGGCAAAAGATCCCATCTTTGGGCTCACAATGGGAGCTGAATCACAATCTTCAAATGATGTTTTCAG GTGGTTTTGTGTGGAGGCTGGGAGTTCTTCGAATCCTCCTGTTCTTTTTATTCATGGATTTCCATCTCAG GCATACTCTTATCGAAATGTGCTACCTGTAGTATCAGACAATTATCATGCCATTGCTTTTGATTGGCTCG GTTTTGGGTTCTCAGATAAGCCTCAACCCGATTATGGTTTTGACTATACTCTTGATG AATATACATCGTCCTTGGAGTCTCTGATCAATGCTGTTGCTCCTGATAagctctccattgttgttcaa GGGTACTTTGCTCCAATTGTAATCAAATATGCTAATGAACATCAGGACAAGTTGAACCACCTGATATTAGTTAACCCAccg ATAACGGATAAGCATGCGAAGCTTCCGTCCACCCTTGCATGTTTCAGCAATTTCTTGTTGGGTGAGATATTTTCCCAG GATCCTCTCAGAGCTAGTGATAAGGCCTTGACTAGTAGTGGCCCATACATGATGAAAGAAGAAGATGCAATGGTATACAGAAGGCCATACCTTGTCTCTGGTTCTTCTGGTTTTGCATTGAACGCAATCAGTAGAGCTATGAAAAAGGACCTTAAG GTTTACATTGAATCCATGAGGAATATATTATCGAGTGATTCATGGAAAACAAAAACGACAGTATGTTGGGGCTTGAGAGATCGTTGGCTGAACTATGATGGAGTTGAAGATTTTTGTGGCAGTGCAAATTACAAAATTTTAGAACTGCCAATG GCAGGGCACCATGTGCAGGAGGACCGTGGTGAAGAGCTAGGCAAGCTAGTCAAACGTATTCTAAG CGGATGA
- the LOC4324365 gene encoding uncharacterized protein, whose protein sequence is MSSHDFARRVPKRRRTNKLLSQLLPDLNSLPAEGADDGGSPSSSVLVSHAQTSAVAVAGTSQYLVPAVVAGPHIGMSSCPIIVDDINDDVVIYSASSFPQVRQQAPRTEPVVTIEDDSETTPGQAGDAVDEHVDILLSLTLGRYPRHGHQRSSNISTSPVIHIIDTPSNALPEPEKAVPKEPTFNCPVCMNELVEPSSTICGHIFCKQCIKASIQAQKKCPTCRRKLTMNNFHRVYLPSAE, encoded by the exons ATGAGCTCTCATGATTTTGCAAGAAGGGTTCCGAAGAGGCGGCGGACTAACAAGTTGCTTTCGCAACTTCTTCCGGACCTGAACTCACTCCCAGCTGAAGGAGCTGATGATGGGGGATCACCTTCCAGTAGTGTGCTCGTCTCACACGCCCAGACTTCTGCTGTAGCTGTGGCTGGAACCTCGCAGTATTTGGTGCCAGCAGTTGTTGCGGGGCCGCACATTGGAATGAGTAGTTGTCCCATTATCGTGGATGATATCAATGATGATGTTGTGATTTATTCTGCAAGCTCGTTCCCTCAA GTGAGGCAGCAGGCTCCAAGGACAGAACCTGTTGTGACCATAGAAGATGATTCTGAAACTACCCCTGGACAAGCAG GGGATGCAGTTGATGAGCATGTGGATATACTACTATCTCTGACTCTGGGCAGGTATCCTAGGCATGGTCATCAGAGATCCTCCAACATCAGCACCAGCCCTGTGATACATATAATTGACACACCTAGCAAT GCACTCCCTGAACCCGAGAAGGCCGTTCCGAAGGAACCAACTTTCAATTGCCCTGTCTGCATGAACGAGCTGGTCGAACCGTCATCGACCATCTGCGGTCACATTTTTTGCAAGCAGTGTATCAAGGCCTCAATCCAGGCTCAGAAGAAGTGCCCTACCTGCCGGAGGAAGCTGACCATGAACAACTTCCACCGCGTGTATCTCCCTTCTGCGGAGTAA